A DNA window from Sporosarcina sp. ANT_H38 contains the following coding sequences:
- the recU gene encoding Holliday junction resolvase RecU, with protein MTIRYPNGKKYVPIQKIGIQKKIDLSFSNRGKSLEDELNETNEFYLSRGIAVIHKKPVPIQVVNVNYPARSAAVITEAYFRTPSTTDFNGVWKGKYIDFEAKETKSETSFPLQNIHDHQVEHMKSVSVQDGIVFFIVKFTSLERYFIVPYENFEKYWERMKTGGRKSITLIEFEAMAMEISPSFNPRLDYLQSVSTMLTTSYNATERQEEV; from the coding sequence ATGACAATACGCTATCCGAACGGCAAGAAATATGTACCCATTCAGAAAATAGGCATTCAAAAAAAAATCGATCTTTCATTCAGCAATCGGGGGAAATCTTTGGAAGATGAATTGAATGAAACGAATGAGTTCTATTTGAGTCGTGGCATCGCTGTCATCCATAAGAAACCCGTGCCAATCCAAGTTGTAAACGTAAATTATCCGGCGAGAAGCGCCGCTGTCATAACAGAAGCTTATTTCCGGACACCGTCTACAACTGACTTTAACGGGGTATGGAAAGGTAAGTATATCGATTTCGAGGCAAAAGAAACGAAGAGTGAGACATCTTTTCCATTGCAAAATATTCATGACCATCAGGTGGAACATATGAAATCCGTGTCGGTGCAAGATGGAATCGTGTTCTTTATCGTGAAATTCACTTCGCTTGAACGTTACTTCATTGTCCCATATGAAAACTTCGAGAAATATTGGGAGAGAATGAAAACGGGCGGTAGAAAATCAATTACACTTATAGAATTTGAGGCTATGGCCATGGAAATTTCACCAAGTTTCAATCCAAGACTCGATTATTTACAATCGGTGTCCACCATGTTAACTACATCTTACAATGCAACTGAAAGGCAGGAAGAAGTATGA
- a CDS encoding transglycosylase domain-containing protein, whose product MSDNINSRAARRKTIEAERTKKKSKKTNNGKSIIKKIILAVVAIGVAILIGGAGLFTFYASSAPDLDENLLKDPLSSEFLDINGDVFMKSGVEKREFVPYADIPDLMQDAILATEDVRFYSHKGMDFWRLGGAVIANFRSGFGSQGASTLTQQVIKNSFLSDEKTLKRKAQEAWLAFQLERKYEKEEIFEMYFNKILMSGSNYGFGTASKYFYGKDLKELELHEVAMLAGLPQSPNGYNPYKNPARAKKRRNVVLGLMYQHDKITKAEMEAAQAMPVTGTLLADDKRQVTNTKYPAYVDLVLSELEEEGMSHLLSEGIKIQTNLDPAAQQSVEKALNTDDLYESAEMQAGMTVLDTKTGAIVAVGGGRNYSGTNWNFATDQKRQPGSVIKPILSYGPAIENLSWSTGKTVVDEPYNYKGTNKAIQNVDGKYQGTMTIREALYKSRNIPAVKVFEEVGSEKAGAFAKGLGLSYDKLYSSDSLGGGEDFSTLEIAGAYSAFGNGGIYTEPHAIKEIVFRDGKKRKMTKDPKTVMKDSTAYMVTDILRDVLTSGTGTKANIAGLDIAGKTGTTNYSSETISKNGLKNSDVPDTWFAGYTTDYTIATWGGYETNATPITTFDKGRYVPQNLFNMVMSDISAGKDTAQFQKPGSVEEATIEYGSNPLVLASRTTPSNKKRTELFVRGTAPTEVAEEEIIELDAPNGLTAQYNAETSSIGLNWSHNAPVSEAIAGDVEFTVLVGADGGELQEMTTTTDTTVTFEGAEAGRTYTFSVIAKLEYLESSPATTTVQIEEVIEEVPEPEEGIETENPEDGDWNDGNNGNNGNNGNDGNNGNNGNDGNNGNNGNNGNDGNNGNDGNDGNDGTNPDDGTDTTVPTEPGTGTDGSTTEDGTGGPP is encoded by the coding sequence ATGAGTGATAATATAAATTCAAGAGCTGCACGACGAAAAACAATTGAGGCAGAACGTACAAAGAAAAAGAGTAAAAAGACGAATAATGGTAAAAGTATCATTAAGAAGATAATTCTTGCAGTAGTTGCCATCGGTGTTGCAATTCTAATTGGTGGTGCAGGCCTATTCACTTTTTATGCTAGTTCAGCACCTGATCTCGATGAAAACCTATTGAAAGACCCCTTATCTTCTGAATTTCTTGATATAAACGGCGATGTCTTTATGAAATCCGGCGTTGAAAAAAGAGAGTTTGTACCCTACGCTGACATACCAGACCTGATGCAAGATGCAATTCTTGCAACTGAAGACGTCCGCTTCTATTCCCACAAAGGGATGGACTTCTGGCGACTAGGCGGTGCAGTTATTGCGAACTTCAGAAGTGGTTTCGGTTCACAGGGAGCGAGTACACTCACTCAACAGGTCATTAAAAACTCATTCCTATCAGACGAGAAAACGTTAAAAAGGAAAGCCCAAGAAGCCTGGCTCGCTTTCCAGCTCGAACGTAAGTATGAAAAAGAAGAAATTTTTGAAATGTACTTCAATAAAATTTTGATGTCCGGAAGTAACTACGGATTCGGAACAGCTTCCAAATATTTCTATGGCAAAGATCTTAAGGAACTTGAACTACACGAAGTCGCTATGTTAGCAGGACTTCCGCAAAGTCCAAACGGTTACAATCCATACAAAAATCCAGCACGTGCTAAAAAACGACGCAATGTCGTTCTTGGGCTTATGTACCAACATGACAAGATCACAAAAGCAGAAATGGAAGCGGCTCAGGCGATGCCAGTAACAGGTACGCTGCTCGCGGATGATAAAAGACAGGTTACGAATACAAAATATCCAGCTTATGTCGATCTCGTTTTATCAGAATTAGAAGAGGAAGGTATGTCACACTTGCTTTCTGAAGGCATAAAAATCCAAACGAATCTGGATCCTGCAGCTCAACAATCTGTTGAGAAAGCACTGAATACAGATGATTTATACGAATCAGCAGAAATGCAAGCAGGTATGACGGTCTTGGATACTAAAACCGGTGCAATCGTTGCAGTTGGTGGAGGACGTAATTATTCTGGAACTAACTGGAATTTTGCGACAGACCAAAAACGCCAACCCGGATCAGTTATTAAGCCGATTCTCTCTTACGGTCCAGCCATCGAGAATCTTAGCTGGTCAACTGGAAAAACAGTTGTAGATGAGCCTTACAACTATAAAGGGACAAATAAAGCCATTCAGAACGTTGACGGAAAATACCAAGGTACAATGACAATTCGAGAAGCGTTATATAAATCTCGCAACATCCCTGCAGTTAAAGTATTTGAAGAAGTCGGAAGTGAGAAGGCAGGTGCTTTTGCGAAGGGGCTTGGACTTTCATATGATAAATTGTATTCTTCCGATTCACTTGGCGGAGGTGAAGACTTTTCTACACTAGAGATAGCTGGCGCCTATTCAGCATTCGGTAACGGTGGCATTTACACAGAACCGCACGCTATAAAGGAAATAGTTTTTAGAGATGGAAAAAAACGCAAAATGACAAAGGACCCTAAAACGGTCATGAAAGATTCTACAGCTTATATGGTAACGGATATTTTAAGAGATGTATTAACCTCTGGTACAGGAACGAAAGCAAATATTGCTGGTCTAGATATTGCTGGAAAAACCGGGACCACAAACTATTCATCTGAAACAATTTCGAAGAACGGCCTGAAAAATTCAGATGTTCCTGATACATGGTTTGCCGGATATACAACTGATTATACAATTGCCACATGGGGTGGTTATGAGACAAATGCAACACCTATCACCACATTCGATAAAGGAAGATATGTCCCTCAGAATCTGTTCAACATGGTTATGAGTGATATTTCTGCCGGAAAAGATACCGCTCAATTTCAAAAACCTGGCTCCGTCGAGGAAGCCACAATTGAATACGGTTCAAATCCACTCGTTCTTGCTAGTCGAACGACACCAAGTAATAAGAAGCGCACAGAACTATTCGTCAGAGGAACTGCTCCCACAGAGGTCGCTGAAGAAGAGATTATTGAACTTGATGCACCTAATGGTTTGACTGCCCAATATAATGCGGAAACGAGTTCTATTGGTTTAAACTGGTCCCATAATGCTCCAGTTTCTGAAGCTATTGCAGGCGATGTAGAGTTCACGGTGTTAGTGGGCGCTGATGGCGGTGAATTGCAAGAAATGACAACAACGACAGACACGACAGTCACTTTCGAAGGAGCCGAAGCAGGCCGGACATATACGTTCTCCGTCATTGCAAAGCTTGAATACCTAGAAAGCAGTCCAGCAACAACAACAGTCCAAATTGAAGAAGTTATCGAAGAAGTCCCTGAACCTGAAGAAGGAATTGAAACCGAAAATCCTGAAGACGGAGACTGGAACGATGGCAATAATGGTAATAACGGAAATAACGGAAACGACGGTAACAATGGTAATAACGGAAACGATGGTAACAATGGTAATAACGGAAACAATGGTAATGATGGAAACAATGGCAACGACGGAAACGATGGGAATGATGGTACTAATCCAGATGATGGCACCGATACTACGGTTCCAACAGAACCAGGTACCGGAACAGACGGGTCCACCACTGAAGATGGTACTGGTGGCCCCCCGTAA
- a CDS encoding YpoC family protein: MPSESNRINKELLAPYFKQWETVREQIEALYSQNDIQAVELMNMAIENYSELLEQGGKVLDDRKNKVVYILLPLNGDERFQFVKDKISSHYAHIQLDALFTETKKKVARLSIQRK, encoded by the coding sequence ATGCCTAGTGAATCGAACCGTATTAATAAGGAGTTACTGGCACCCTATTTTAAGCAATGGGAAACAGTGCGTGAACAGATTGAAGCTTTATATAGCCAAAATGACATTCAAGCAGTCGAGTTGATGAATATGGCAATTGAGAATTATAGTGAGTTACTTGAGCAAGGTGGTAAAGTGTTAGATGACCGTAAAAACAAGGTTGTTTATATATTGCTTCCATTAAACGGCGATGAACGTTTCCAATTTGTGAAAGATAAAATATCAAGTCATTACGCTCATATTCAACTAGATGCACTCTTTACAGAAACAAAAAAGAAAGTTGCAAGACTTTCGATACAGAGGAAATGA
- the nth gene encoding endonuclease III, with translation MLTKKQWEFCLEQFGEMFPDAHCELVHDNPFELTIATLLSAQCTDVLVNRVTAELFKKYKTPEDYLAVDIEELQADIRSIGLFRNKAKNIQALSQMLIDNYGGEVPANRDVMMTLPGVGRKTANVVVSNAFGIPAIAIDTHLERVSKRLGMNRWKDSVLAVEEKIMRWTPMEKWTDTHHQIIFFGRYHCKAQNPGCTVCPLLPLCREGKKRMKANA, from the coding sequence ATGCTGACAAAAAAACAATGGGAATTTTGCCTCGAACAATTCGGTGAAATGTTCCCGGATGCACATTGTGAACTCGTGCATGACAATCCTTTTGAATTGACAATTGCAACGTTGCTTTCTGCCCAATGTACGGATGTTCTCGTTAATCGGGTGACGGCGGAGCTGTTTAAAAAATATAAAACGCCTGAAGATTATTTGGCGGTTGATATCGAAGAATTACAGGCGGATATCAGATCGATTGGATTATTCCGCAATAAGGCAAAAAATATTCAAGCCCTAAGTCAAATGCTTATTGATAACTATGGCGGGGAAGTACCTGCTAATCGGGACGTCATGATGACTTTGCCGGGCGTAGGACGAAAAACAGCGAACGTTGTCGTATCGAATGCATTTGGCATACCTGCCATTGCCATAGATACACATCTAGAACGTGTATCGAAGCGACTTGGTATGAACAGGTGGAAAGATTCAGTTCTAGCTGTTGAAGAGAAAATTATGCGCTGGACACCAATGGAAAAATGGACAGATACTCATCACCAAATCATTTTTTTCGGGAGGTACCACTGCAAAGCGCAAAATCCTGGATGTACTGTGTGTCCACTCCTGCCTTTGTGCAGGGAAGGGAAGAAAAGGATGAAAGCAAATGCCTAG
- a CDS encoding DnaD domain-containing protein encodes MQHEERLRIWIEQGNVNISQLFFHNYKSLGIKDLDAMLIMQMTAFKSEGNHFPTPNEFTRRMDLTENEISMILQRLMQHGLLRIGQSEDQKGVLHETFSLQPLWDRLVDHIAFATNEAEDVTNKNAEGEIFSLFEQEFGRFLSPMECESITMWLDDDGHTVEIIRAALKEAVIAQKLSLRYIDRILFEWKKKNVKTLSDVERQTKSFRTVGTRPSQQPENTVSVKRVPFYNWLEERD; translated from the coding sequence ATGCAACACGAAGAACGGCTCCGAATTTGGATTGAGCAGGGGAATGTTAACATTTCCCAGCTCTTTTTTCACAATTATAAAAGTCTTGGAATAAAAGATTTGGATGCAATGCTGATTATGCAAATGACGGCATTCAAATCCGAGGGCAATCATTTTCCGACTCCCAATGAGTTTACAAGACGGATGGATTTGACGGAGAATGAAATATCCATGATTTTACAACGTTTAATGCAACACGGTCTACTCCGAATTGGCCAAAGTGAAGATCAAAAAGGAGTGTTACATGAAACCTTTTCATTGCAACCTTTGTGGGATCGATTAGTAGACCATATTGCGTTCGCAACGAACGAGGCTGAGGATGTGACCAATAAGAACGCGGAAGGGGAAATTTTTTCGCTGTTCGAACAAGAATTTGGACGATTCCTGTCACCAATGGAATGCGAATCAATTACGATGTGGCTTGATGATGATGGGCATACAGTCGAAATTATCCGTGCAGCATTAAAAGAAGCTGTCATCGCACAAAAATTAAGTCTCCGATATATAGATCGGATTCTTTTTGAGTGGAAAAAGAAAAATGTTAAGACCTTGTCTGATGTTGAACGTCAAACAAAGTCATTCAGGACAGTAGGAACACGGCCGTCACAGCAACCAGAAAACACTGTTTCGGTAAAACGTGTACCTTTCTATAACTGGTTGGAAGAACGGGATTAG
- the asnS gene encoding asparagine--tRNA ligase, producing the protein MKTIMIHEMPNHAGETVRIGGWLANKRSSGKIAFLQLRDGSGFVQGVVVKEVVGEDIFAKAKSMTQESSLYITAEVTVDERSTFGYELQVKDIEVISEAVDYPITPKEHGTEFLMDHRHLWLRSRKQHAVMKIRDEVIRATYEFFHMNGFVKVDPPILTGSSPEGTSELFKTKYFDEDAFLSQSGQLYMEAAAMALGKVFSFGPTFRAEKSKTRRHLIEFWMIEPEMAFVEFEESLVVQEQYVTHVVQSVLQNCPIELERLDRDLSKLEKIQAPFPRISYDDAIKFLNDNGFDDIKWGEDFGAPHETAIAESYDMPVFITHYPIGIKPFYMQPHPTRDDVVLCADLIAPEGYGEIIGGSERVHDYELMKQRIKEHNLDESAYEWYLDLSKYGAVPHSGFGLGLERTVAWISGVEHVRETIPFPRLLNRLYP; encoded by the coding sequence ATGAAAACAATCATGATACATGAAATGCCAAACCACGCTGGCGAAACAGTTCGTATCGGTGGATGGCTCGCCAATAAACGTTCTAGCGGAAAAATTGCTTTTCTACAGCTACGTGACGGTTCAGGATTCGTCCAAGGAGTCGTAGTCAAAGAAGTTGTTGGTGAAGATATTTTTGCGAAAGCAAAATCAATGACACAAGAAAGCTCACTTTATATTACTGCGGAAGTTACGGTAGATGAGCGGTCGACATTTGGTTATGAACTACAAGTGAAAGACATTGAAGTCATCAGTGAAGCAGTCGATTATCCAATTACACCGAAAGAACACGGAACAGAGTTTTTGATGGACCACCGCCATCTGTGGCTCCGGTCACGTAAACAGCATGCTGTTATGAAAATCCGCGACGAAGTAATTCGTGCAACGTATGAGTTTTTCCACATGAATGGATTCGTTAAAGTAGATCCTCCCATATTGACAGGTTCTTCACCGGAAGGGACATCTGAACTATTTAAAACGAAATATTTTGATGAGGACGCATTCCTTTCACAATCAGGTCAGCTTTACATGGAAGCTGCAGCAATGGCACTTGGAAAAGTGTTTTCATTCGGGCCGACATTCCGTGCGGAAAAATCCAAAACTCGCCGTCACTTGATTGAGTTTTGGATGATTGAACCGGAAATGGCTTTCGTTGAGTTTGAAGAAAGCTTGGTCGTACAGGAACAGTATGTGACGCATGTTGTTCAATCAGTGCTGCAAAACTGTCCAATTGAACTAGAAAGACTTGATCGTGATTTGTCTAAGCTTGAAAAAATTCAAGCACCATTCCCGCGTATTTCTTACGATGATGCTATCAAATTCCTGAACGACAACGGTTTTGATGACATTAAATGGGGAGAAGATTTTGGAGCTCCTCATGAAACGGCAATTGCTGAAAGTTATGATATGCCAGTATTCATCACGCATTATCCAATCGGCATCAAACCGTTCTATATGCAACCGCATCCTACAAGGGACGACGTTGTCTTGTGTGCCGATTTGATCGCTCCTGAAGGGTATGGAGAGATCATCGGTGGATCTGAACGTGTTCATGACTATGAGCTGATGAAACAACGAATCAAAGAGCATAACCTTGATGAGTCTGCTTATGAATGGTATTTGGACCTTAGTAAATACGGGGCAGTACCGCATTCTGGATTTGGACTAGGACTTGAACGTACGGTTGCTTGGATTTCCGGCGTAGAACACGTGCGCGAAACGATTCCGTTCCCACGTCTTTTGAACAGATTGTACCCTTAA
- a CDS encoding pyridoxal phosphate-dependent aminotransferase: MTKSLASRVNTLSPSTTLAITAKAKEMKDAGIDVIGLGAGEPDYNTPANIIEAAYTSMKEGMTKYTPAGGLPALKDAIIQKLQKDQGLDYSRKEIMIGIGAKHVLYTLFQVMLNPDDEVIIPSPYWVSYPEQVKLAGGVPVHIEGTATAQFKVTAQQIRDAVTTKTKAVIINSPGNPTGMIYSKEELQKIADVCKEKDIWIISDEIYEKLVYGGEKHVSVAQLSDDAKKRTLLINGVSKSHSMTGWRIGYVAGDADIVKAMTDLASHSTSNPTTTSQYATIEAYNGPQDTVETMRKAFESRLEQVYPQLSAIPGFKIIKPQGAFYLLPDVSEAAKNTGFANVDDFAAALLTTANVAVIPGSGFGSPNTIRLSYATSIELLEEAIRRIHAFVKANWKE; the protein is encoded by the coding sequence TTGACGAAATCATTAGCATCCAGAGTGAATACTCTTTCGCCTTCAACGACGCTTGCCATAACGGCAAAAGCGAAAGAAATGAAAGATGCCGGCATCGATGTAATCGGTCTTGGTGCAGGAGAACCTGATTATAATACACCTGCTAACATTATTGAGGCGGCGTATACATCGATGAAAGAAGGCATGACGAAATATACGCCTGCAGGTGGTCTGCCCGCGCTAAAAGATGCTATCATACAAAAGCTACAAAAAGATCAGGGATTAGACTATTCCAGAAAAGAAATCATGATTGGAATTGGTGCAAAGCATGTACTATATACTTTGTTCCAAGTTATGCTCAACCCGGACGATGAGGTTATCATCCCATCACCTTACTGGGTCAGCTATCCAGAACAAGTGAAGTTAGCAGGCGGAGTTCCAGTACATATCGAAGGGACCGCGACAGCACAATTTAAAGTGACAGCACAGCAAATTCGTGACGCGGTTACAACTAAAACAAAAGCGGTTATCATCAACTCGCCTGGTAATCCGACAGGCATGATTTACTCAAAAGAAGAACTACAGAAAATTGCCGACGTTTGTAAAGAAAAGGATATCTGGATTATTTCAGATGAAATTTACGAAAAGCTTGTATATGGTGGAGAAAAACATGTTTCCGTTGCACAGCTTTCTGATGATGCAAAAAAACGGACACTGCTCATTAATGGCGTATCCAAATCACATTCAATGACTGGCTGGCGTATTGGTTATGTTGCTGGTGATGCAGACATTGTTAAAGCGATGACAGATCTTGCAAGTCACTCGACATCAAATCCAACGACAACTTCCCAGTATGCGACAATCGAAGCCTATAACGGGCCGCAAGATACAGTTGAAACGATGCGTAAAGCTTTTGAGTCTCGTTTGGAACAAGTCTATCCGCAATTATCTGCTATTCCTGGATTTAAAATAATCAAGCCGCAAGGTGCTTTCTATCTGCTTCCAGATGTATCAGAAGCAGCTAAAAACACAGGGTTTGCGAATGTCGATGATTTCGCTGCTGCATTATTAACGACAGCAAACGTCGCTGTCATCCCTGGATCTGGTTTTGGATCTCCAAATACCATTCGGTTGTCATATGCAACATCAATCGAATTACTTGAAGAAGCAATTCGACGTATACATGCATTTGTAAAAGCAAACTGGAAAGAATAA
- a CDS encoding DUF5590 domain-containing protein, protein MLNWIKFIVVFLLMLTSVITVTVLYNADKPFSSANKTAIESAIQSGQLVSASSAEVFNGTVPTVTVFGVDGDGNEKAVFVDEKSKDGFKEVKLTDGISAEKAVANVKKELDVKKVLHVKLGIEEEGPVWEVAFKSDNGKLNYVYVFFENGQWWKRILNL, encoded by the coding sequence ATGCTGAATTGGATTAAATTCATCGTCGTCTTCCTTTTAATGTTAACTTCAGTCATCACCGTCACGGTTTTATATAATGCCGATAAACCTTTTTCGTCGGCGAATAAGACGGCAATCGAATCCGCAATTCAATCAGGACAACTCGTTTCAGCAAGTTCTGCTGAGGTCTTCAATGGTACAGTTCCGACTGTAACGGTATTCGGTGTGGACGGTGATGGCAATGAAAAAGCTGTTTTTGTCGATGAAAAATCGAAAGACGGTTTTAAAGAAGTGAAGTTGACGGATGGGATTTCGGCAGAAAAGGCCGTTGCAAACGTCAAAAAAGAACTGGATGTAAAAAAAGTTCTTCATGTTAAGCTCGGGATTGAAGAAGAAGGCCCTGTTTGGGAAGTTGCATTCAAAAGTGATAACGGAAAACTGAATTATGTTTATGTGTTTTTCGAGAACGGTCAATGGTGGAAACGAATTTTGAACCTCTAA
- the dinG gene encoding ATP-dependent DNA helicase DinG, translating into MQNKTYAVVDLETTGHSPAKGDRMIQIAIVFIKNGEIGEKYVRFVNPGQKIPTFIRQLTSISDADVKDAPFFDEIAAEVATLLEGTVFIAHNTDFDLSFLQSEFARCGIAKWTGKKIDTVELSKILIPSAPSYRLQDITEELGIQLGSAHRADDDAEATAKLFLICMDKLHTLPEDTLNLLHRRSFKLKSDLSTLFYEALKLARTKRSSSNFSFFRGIPYRNMSLVMGNHIDHPVYPFDDQEKTVQLKKAYPNFERRESQFGFMDTVWNALSGQTEMIAEVPTGIGKTMAYLLPAAIHSIATGKPVVISTYTNHLADKIMEEELRKARIILGSDVTATVLKGREQYISLGKFEELLRIADESYDETFAIMQTLVWLTETVSGDLEELNVSGGGQLFVDRIRKRSNVLAHDEQVADYHYKLLERCGHSNLIITNHSMLLSDMNREQKIFSSLAGLVIDEAHQFVQAATFMNETVFSYTNWKYVMGQIASDATGQLLHQVDKLNTQFGTDRFRSKEQLDSAFVKFLTLFDYAVATLTAFNPEKRKKQQGNRIIYSLAELNYGRVDFSKVAEAMSDYIRKAESFTSGLAVHFDNMTRNEQAILSEWDFWVREMTIKAGEWVEVFVDDNSDDFTVWMEKDMRSIPGSLTVIKRSLDGSELIRTFINKLKDEQTGIVWTSGTLAIPENERFIARQLGIADSVPLLTFDAPAYFYEGAEVFIVNDMPDIQQVSQSDYIEAVTDAVVQTVMATGGRLFVLFTSQDMLRKTYDLITESQQLEDYALFAQGISSGSRIRLLKSFRQFTNSVLFGTNSFWEGVDVPGDALAAVIVVRLPFSSPEEPVYKAKAAKLLDSGLNPFTEHALPEAVMRLRQGFGRLIRSSSDKGFFIILDRRIETKSYGQRFLDAFPNIPVKKVSLEHMVNELENCYNE; encoded by the coding sequence ATGCAAAATAAAACATATGCGGTCGTCGATCTGGAAACGACCGGTCATTCACCAGCTAAAGGGGATCGGATGATTCAAATCGCGATTGTGTTTATAAAAAATGGAGAGATTGGGGAAAAGTATGTCCGTTTTGTAAACCCAGGACAAAAAATACCTACTTTTATCCGTCAATTAACATCTATTTCCGATGCTGATGTGAAAGATGCACCTTTTTTTGATGAAATTGCAGCAGAAGTCGCCACTCTTTTGGAAGGGACGGTTTTCATTGCACATAATACTGATTTTGATTTGTCATTCCTTCAGAGCGAGTTCGCAAGATGTGGTATTGCTAAATGGACTGGAAAGAAAATCGACACAGTTGAACTGTCTAAAATTTTGATTCCTTCCGCTCCAAGCTACAGATTGCAGGATATTACTGAAGAACTAGGCATACAACTTGGATCTGCCCATCGCGCGGATGATGATGCAGAGGCGACTGCAAAGCTGTTTCTTATTTGCATGGACAAATTGCATACATTACCAGAGGATACGCTGAACCTTTTGCACCGTAGATCGTTTAAGTTGAAATCTGATCTTTCGACACTTTTCTACGAAGCACTAAAATTGGCACGGACGAAAAGAAGTAGCTCGAACTTTTCATTTTTCCGTGGAATCCCCTATCGAAATATGTCGCTTGTAATGGGTAATCACATTGATCACCCGGTTTATCCTTTTGACGATCAGGAGAAAACAGTTCAATTGAAAAAAGCCTATCCTAATTTCGAACGAAGGGAATCGCAGTTCGGGTTTATGGATACAGTGTGGAATGCATTGTCCGGACAAACTGAAATGATTGCAGAAGTGCCGACTGGAATCGGAAAAACCATGGCCTATCTCTTGCCAGCAGCTATTCATTCAATTGCGACAGGAAAACCTGTAGTTATCAGCACATACACCAATCACCTCGCTGATAAAATCATGGAAGAAGAACTTCGTAAAGCACGAATAATACTTGGATCTGATGTGACGGCTACCGTATTGAAAGGCAGAGAACAATACATTTCACTTGGTAAATTCGAGGAACTACTACGAATTGCTGATGAGTCTTATGATGAAACGTTTGCCATCATGCAAACCCTCGTCTGGCTTACGGAAACCGTGTCAGGTGACCTAGAGGAATTGAATGTATCCGGCGGAGGACAGTTGTTTGTTGATCGTATTCGAAAACGTTCCAATGTGCTGGCGCATGATGAACAAGTCGCCGATTATCATTACAAGTTGCTTGAGAGATGCGGACATTCGAATTTGATCATTACAAACCATTCAATGCTCCTTTCTGATATGAATAGAGAACAAAAGATTTTCAGTTCGCTCGCTGGGCTCGTTATTGATGAGGCTCATCAATTTGTTCAAGCGGCAACATTCATGAATGAAACCGTATTTTCCTACACGAATTGGAAGTATGTCATGGGGCAAATTGCGTCTGATGCGACAGGACAACTGTTGCATCAAGTTGACAAGCTCAATACTCAATTTGGAACAGATCGATTTCGCAGTAAAGAACAGTTGGATTCTGCATTCGTGAAGTTTTTGACATTGTTCGATTATGCAGTAGCTACCTTGACTGCTTTTAACCCTGAAAAGCGCAAGAAGCAACAGGGAAACAGAATCATTTATTCATTAGCTGAACTGAACTATGGAAGAGTTGATTTTTCAAAAGTTGCTGAAGCGATGTCAGACTATATTCGTAAAGCTGAATCGTTCACAAGTGGTTTAGCGGTCCACTTTGACAATATGACTCGAAATGAACAGGCAATTCTTTCGGAATGGGATTTTTGGGTCCGTGAAATGACCATCAAAGCGGGAGAATGGGTTGAAGTCTTTGTAGATGATAATTCTGATGATTTCACGGTCTGGATGGAAAAAGATATGCGTAGTATTCCGGGAAGCCTAACTGTTATCAAACGTTCACTAGACGGATCTGAGCTGATCCGTACATTCATTAACAAGCTAAAGGATGAACAAACGGGCATTGTATGGACATCGGGAACACTTGCAATTCCGGAGAATGAGCGTTTTATCGCAAGACAGCTGGGTATTGCTGATTCAGTACCACTTCTAACATTTGATGCGCCTGCTTATTTCTATGAAGGGGCGGAGGTATTCATCGTTAACGATATGCCTGATATTCAGCAAGTCAGTCAATCGGATTATATCGAAGCCGTTACAGACGCGGTCGTTCAGACAGTCATGGCGACTGGTGGAAGGCTCTTCGTCTTGTTTACTTCACAAGATATGCTCAGAAAAACCTATGACCTAATTACAGAAAGTCAACAGTTAGAAGACTATGCACTGTTTGCGCAAGGAATCAGTTCAGGAAGTCGGATCAGATTATTGAAGTCTTTCAGGCAGTTTACTAATTCCGTCCTATTTGGAACGAACAGTTTTTGGGAAGGTGTTGACGTACCTGGAGATGCATTGGCTGCAGTTATCGTCGTCAGGTTGCCATTTTCATCCCCAGAAGAACCGGTTTACAAAGCGAAAGCTGCCAAGTTATTGGATTCTGGACTAAATCCATTCACCGAGCACGCATTACCAGAAGCGGTTATGCGGTTACGACAAGGTTTCGGCAGACTCATACGTTCATCTTCTGATAAAGGTTTTTTCATTATCTTAGATAGGCGGATTGAAACAAAATCATATGGCCAGCGTTTCTTGGATGCTTTTCCAAATATACCAGTGAAAAAAGTCTCACTCGAACATATGGTTAATGAACTCGAAAATTGCTATAATGAATAG